The following proteins come from a genomic window of Nicotiana tomentosiformis chromosome 12, ASM39032v3, whole genome shotgun sequence:
- the LOC138902952 gene encoding uncharacterized protein, producing MSPYRLVFSKACHLPMELEHKDMWALKKLNLDWDAASNLRVAHLNELDEFWYHAYTSLSLYKEKMKYLHYKYIWIKYFKEGDLVVLFNSRLRMFPGKLKSKWSGPFEVIGVTPFGALHLKNKNDDVFQVNGLSVLHRKYVQKFG from the exons atgtctccataccggttggtgttcagcaaagcttgtcatcttccgatgGAACTTGAGCATAAAGacatgtgggctttgaagaaattgaatcttgattgggatgcagcttctaacttgagggttgcacatttgaatgagttggatgagttctggtaccatgcatacACAAGTTTATCCTtatacaaagagaagatgaaatatcttcattaCAAGTACATTTGGATCAAATATTTCAAAGAGGGTGATCTTGTggtgttgttcaactcacggttgaggatgtttcctgggaagttaaagtctaaatggagtggcccgttTGAAGTCATaggtgtgacaccctttggtgcattgcacttgaagaacaaaaatgatgatgtattccaagtcaatg ggttGAGTGTTCTTCACAGGAAATATGTCCAGAaatttggctaa